Proteins encoded by one window of Chaetodon trifascialis isolate fChaTrf1 chromosome 15, fChaTrf1.hap1, whole genome shotgun sequence:
- the cdc42ep4a gene encoding cdc42 effector protein 4a, with product MPILKQLVSGSQTKRRSRMDLTREMISAPLGDFRHTMHVGRSGDAFGDTSFLSTRSGEPPPETTSYPSSPRPGLLSRTFRSSKRSQSVTRVDQQRDNTLMIPGESPTYVKNAMSLPFLSDGDRGDCMVAKSLSSSPLKQHEEVDGRGAAAATHFLELEERSFGELTELPESSRHYGGGMKHAESVMSFHVDLGPSMLGDILEVMQKEDDDLGYEEGKSSEGRASPPLSTHGEEEDSVEREKDEDAEEQMEAEEEEAELQQQTGMHPGSSIDLGHENGGPYTPEYTPETRPKHLQHLDSCSMSSSGSAALDEKPSSQTYAGDTDSATFSAPPEEESNFSSFLEDEDDEIRV from the coding sequence ATGCCAATCCTAAAACAACTAGTGTCTGGCTCCCAGACCAAGCGCCGCTCACGCATGGACCTGACCAGGGAGATGATCAGTGCTCCACTGGGCGACTTCCGCCACACCATGCATGTAGGCCGCAGTGGTGATGCGTTTGGAGACACCTCCTTCCTCAGCACCCGCTCAGGGGAACCTCCCCCAGAGACCACATCCTACCCCAGCTCTCCCAGGCCTGGCCTCCTGTCTCGCACCTTCAGAAGCAGCAAACGCTCTCAGTCGGTGACCAGAGTGGACCAGCAGAGAGACAACACCCTGATGATCCCCGGTGAGTCACCCACCTATGTGAAGAATGCCATGTCTCTGCCCTTCCTCAGTGACGGAGACAGAGGGGACTGCATGGTGGCAAAGAGTTTGTCTTCGAGCCCTTTAAAGCAGCACGAGGAGGTTGATGGGAGAGGTGCAGCCGCAGCTACTCACTtcctggagctggaggagcgaAGCTTTGGTGAGCTGACCGAGCTTCCGGAGAGCTCCCGTCACTACGGAGGTGGCATGAAGCACGCCGAGTCAGTGATGTCTTTCCATGTCGACCTGGGGCCCTCCATGCTGGGTGACATCCTGGAGGTGATGCAGAAGGAGGATGATGACCTCGGCTACGAGGAAGGCAAGAGTAGCGAGGGTCGTGCTTCGCCACCTCTCAGCACCCACGGTGAGGAAGAGGATAGcgtggagagagaaaaagatgaggatgcagaggagcagatggaagcagaggaagaagaagcagaactgcagcagcagaccgGTATGCATCCAGGCAGCTCCATCGATCTGGGCCATGAGAACGGAGGGCCCTACACCCCGGAGTATACTCCCGAGACTCGGCCCAAACACTTGCAACATCTGGACAGCTGCTCCATGTCcagctctggctctgctgcCCTGGATGAGAAACCAAGCAGCCAGACCTATGCAGGAGATACAGACAGCGCCACCTTCAGTGCCccaccagaggaggagagcaacttctcctctttcctggAGGATGAAGACGATGAGATTCGCGTATGA